tctaaaacaaaacatttattattctgGGGTAAAATACATGCTCAGAGAGTTAGCCTAACTTTCAGACTTACAGGAagtgaaataataagaaattggAGATGGATTTCTGACATGATGGATCTATGTTGATAGTAAAATTCTAAACTTTGAactatttaatgtaattaaatataattaaattataacaaGATTGTACTTGGTTTCAGATGACTGGGAATGGAGTATTACACAGAAATCGATTTGGGGATCTCTGCATCGTGTTTTTTAGCTTGCTGATTGTTGCACAGTTTCACCATGTGGGGAAAGTTCATGCTAGAAAACTGAAGCAATTAATGGGTGACTATGATCAGATTTCTTCACCAAGTTCTCAGCCTGATACAAGTAAGTTCCATTCACCTCTTTATTGATCTGTGCATGACCTGTGGGCTGTGGGAactgacttttttcatttagcatgcCTTcagggtttatccatgttgtatcatgtatcagcacttcattcctttttattgccgagtaatattccattgtatgaatatactgcATTTTATGCATTCAGCAGTTCATGGATATTGAGTTGTTTCTACCTCTTAGCTGTTATGAATATTGCTGCTGTGCACATttctgtacaagtttttgtgtgagcataggttttcagttctcttgggtatgtacctaggagtgaaattgttgGGTCATGCAGTAACACTTTTTATGTTTTGAGGAATTGCcgtactgttttcttttttccggTGGTTATTCATAAAATTATTAATCAAAACAGCAAAAGTAGATTTACAAAACAGCAAAAGTAGATTCACATAGCAATAAcaaacaggaaggaaatgaaatgctTAAGAGACATCTTGAAAAGTCTCAAAGGAATACAGAGTAGGCTAAAAATCTACTATGGTTGCATAACAGGTTGTATTCATTCCTGCATTTTTCTCAGTAAGTTCTTCcttatatttgcctttctcttttccaacttGTCAAGATTTGGCTTTGCATTCAAGAATTTTATTCTGATCTTTGTCCAGTTTTAGCCTGGTGATAACCATCTTGCTTGGGTGAGTGTCCACATGGACAGTTGTGCCATTAGCCTTCTCACGTTGTACTCACTTGGTATagatgacctatttttttttgtatgactGGACTGCCTGGCTAATTTGCTAACCTTTATAGTGTCCTTGAACTGCCTGGACCCCATCATCCCTGCAGATGGGCCTGGAGTAGATGTTGTACTTTTCCCACAGCTCCTTAGAAAGTAGGAAGAACGTGATCTTCCTGCGCATGTGCAGGGGAGATTTAAGTGGCATTTGGGGGTTTTTGCTACCATCTGAAGTCACAAAAGGGTGGAACTTCATGGTGACTGTCTACCTGGCTCTGGGTAGGCTCAGACCTGTGTGCACAGGGCCAGAAGCCCTTGCTATTTCTCAAAATAGCTGCACATTTTATCTCCCCACAAGCAACGAATGAAGTTACCaacttttccacatccttgccaacacttaatATCATCTACCTCTTATTTATTATAGCCATCTTTGTGGGCATGAagtataaaagttttttaaacataaaagtagagaaaatagtgTAATGAACCTTCATATACCCATTATCCAGTTTCAACAATTATCAATGTCTTTTTAATCTTGTTAGTGACTTTGTAAAAATAGCTTTATCGAGGTACAGTTAATGTATAATAaactatgtatttaaaatacatattttgatggGTTTTGACAGACGTATATATATCTTCAAGTGATCAGTGTACAAAACATGCATCCAGACCTCAAAAAGTGCCCTTTATAATCATCCCACCCACCCCTTCCTGCTTCATCCCCAAGCAAAAACTATTACTAtacattagtttgcattttctagagttttatggAATTGAATCATATATTATATACTCTTTCTgtcaggcttctttcactcagcataattattttgagattcatccatgttgttgactGTATCAATgatccattcctttttattgctgatatatttcattgtatgtatatatcactaTTTGATTGTTCCATTTACCTGTTGatcatcattttggttttttccctttctgggactattataaataaaattactgtggACATTCATGTATcagtctttgtatggacatatatttccttttcttttgggaGAAATATCTAGGAATGGAATAACTAGATCATACttagtggttgtaccattttacatccctaACAAGCAATTTATGAGAATTCTAATtgttccatatcctcaccaacaccacTGAGGTCTTTTGATCTCAGTCACCGTAGTGAATGTTCCTGTTCATAGtagtgtctcattgtggtttttaatgGACATTGACTCCATGACTAATGGTATCTTCTCATGTgttcattggccatttgtgtggATTCTTTTCTGAAGTGtctgtttaaatcttttgcctatatttaatcaaatatttgttacattattctgttagaatttttatatatttaagttgaATAGGAGCTAAATTTTCTGACTCGCCAACTGAGGCTTCATTTAGACTTTATTATTAATCTCAAATTTCCAGAAAAGATAGCTGATTATTAGTGACCCTGGAGTGCTAttatcaggtttttttctttcaattaaagGGGAGAAATGTTCTCTTCTACATGGGTTATGCTGCCTCCTAATTTTGGGAGACAGAGTGTATCACCAAAAATATCTAGGGCATTGTCGTCTTGTAGTGTATTTTCTACTATATTTGCACTTACGCAGGATTTGAGGGAGGGGAAATCAGGAATAGTGCTGCCTCCACCAAAATTATCAAACAAGCCAACAAAAAACTAGCCTATTGGCTCTATATTCCTCCTGAAACTTTGCTCTGCATCAGTCTGACCCTCTCTCAGCTTTCACCTCTATTTCCTCCCTTAACGCTCCCACCAGTACTTTAATAGAGAACAAACCAGAAGACTTCTAGAATGCTTTTTTCACCAATCAGAACTAACAGAATGAAATCCAAGCCCTGTACGGAAGGTACAGAACTCTGTTCCCTCATCTTCCCTCATGCCCCGTACTAAAGAGTAGTTTCATCTCATAGCTGAATTTCTAATTTCCAGCATTCCCAAACTATTTTGTAAATATCCTTTTATTAAGTCTTAGAGTACTCTAGTCAGGtaagtatgtgtttattttattttgtttgagtaAACCgaagattttaaagattaaattaccCCTCTGTGGTCTATTacttttcttagaaaacaatATACAAGAAACTGATTAAATCAGAACTTTAGAAATCATATGAGCATGTGATCAGGCCATCTGTCAGGGATGTGTAGTTCTTATCCATACATCCCTATATGCCTTATATTTTTAGCCATACAACAGAACCCTTTATGCCATCTCCCTTCTGCCTTCTTCATCCCATCTCTGAGAAAGATAGAGTTATTTGTGAGTAGCCCAGGAGATATTTAACTATCCTAATGCACCTTTTTGACATATAATGTCATGATATTTAACTTTTATGCTGAATTAGGTTTTAATTCGTTTgggcttctttgttttgtttttttgacactCTCTTCAAGAGcttagaaaatattcagaatgaaATAATCTAGTAAGAAGAGTTTTCTCCCATCTTCTCTACAGAGAATCTCTTGTCAACCCAATGAAGCATTCAAAGAAGACCTATGACTCTTTTCAAGATGAACTTGAAGATTATATCAAAGTGCAGAAAGCTAGAGGCTTAGAGCCAAAGACTTGTTTCAGAAAGTTGAGAGAGGACTGTTGGGAAACTTGTAGGTACAAAGAGGCTGATTACAGACCAAGGTATAGAATGTTTGATCGAAGACTCTCATCTGAAACTGTGCAGACCtacccaagatcatgccctagtTCACAAAAAGTGGAAAACCGGTTACCTCAGTGGCTACCAGCTCATGCCAGCAGGCTAAGACTTGGCTCCCTGAGCTACTGTCAGTTCACCAGGGACTGTTTCTCAGAAACACCAGCACCCCTGAACGTTAGTCAGCAAGAGTATAACTGTAGCTCATACAGCATAGAATCTGGAGTTCACAAGCACCTCTCCTCAGAAAACAGTGCCAGTCATAAACAGCTACCTCAGAAGGGGAAAAGGCACccagaggaaggcagaaaaaaaccaGAGGAGGAACAGCCCaagcataagagaaaaaaaggttgTGAGGAACCAGATTTAGACAAACACAAGAActtccaaagaaacaaaacacagatgGAAACAGTCAGGGTCAATACAGAAAAGCTTAAGAAtcgaaaggagaaaaaaagtcgAGATGTAGCCTCTAAGAAAGAGGAACGGAAGcgtaggaaagagaaaaaggaacaaggtaaagagaagacagaggaggaaatgCTTTGGGACCAGTCTATCCTGGGATTTTGAAGCTCTTGAGTTGGTTCTCCCAAGGTTAAATTGAAAAAACAGTTGAGGAGCTTGGTTTTATGACATTTGTGTTCAGATTGATTATTTCATGTGAACAGGTACCTTAACTTCTTTAAGTCTAACGACAGGCCAGGGGAACGGAACGTACTTAATACGCTTACTCTCCAACATGGaaattacttttcttcattttctaaaagcatccttacatttttcttatataatataatttccCTTAATGAGAGTGCCTCTGCTTTTACTCATGAAATTGCTATAGAAGTATTTTTCCCTTGGgaggtcatttattttaaattggagAATTAATAGGCTTTGCAGAATCTATTTCTTGATTgggtttgttttagttttggatagggtatttttatattcattagtTTTCTCTGTGACACAATTTagactgacttttctttttaaaatctaacttGCAGTGTATTTTCtagtggaaaataaaatacattaaataataataatctgaggttacatatagttttaaaattttcaaagagtCTTGATACAAAATCAGTTtatattctggaaatatttataataaagtgttcTAATTTCTGCATTTTGTTGTTCTGTGTCAATGATCTGTTCccattcaacaattttttttttttttgaaagagaaatagctGAGCAATGTGTACCTAAGAGGCAAGATATTTTGGGTAGGTCACACTTTACAGTTGTAAAAATTCTTTACTATACCTTGCTTATTCATATTTAAACCcacttttagggatccctgggtggtgcagtggtttggcgcctgcctttggcccagggcgcgatcctggagacccgggatcgaatcccacgtcgggctcccggtgcatggagcctgcttctccctctgcctgtgtctctgcctctctctctctctcgctctctgtgactatcataaataaataaaaatttaaacaacaaaaaaataaacccactttTAAGCATAGAAATCTGTTAATGACCACAGTTTTTTCCAAATAGATGAAATTGAAGAGAGAGGAATTTATAAGTAATAAAATGCTAGTAGATTATTCTTTTGTAACCAGTGTTGTCATTCTGATAATCCCCTTTTTTATGGAAAGCATATCAAGTTTTTGAGCATCAATACCTTGTAGAATAAATAATGGCCTGAGAATCCCAGAATTCTAGTCTCAGTTATGCCACCAGTATGTGACCTAGAGAGAGTCACttaacttcatttttctcattatcaaATATGACTGGATGGATTGACCTCTAAAATATCTTGGATAACAAAATTCTGTGATACGAAAACTCTCTTTGTATTCACAATGCTGTGCTTACACATCcgttttaattttaacattagGATTAATTTGTTAAAGCCACTTTTAGCTTATATGCTTAAAGATacgtaatatatatattatgtatatatgttaaaatataataaatatataatatttattttaataataatataataaaatatataaatatatgtattccccacacacacccccaacctATCCCCTTGCATGTAACCAGTCTCCCTACCCTTACTGGGCTGCTGCCTTACTCAGCCCTGACCCTTCTCTAGGTCACCACCTTGCCTAGTCTCCTACCTCCCTGGGCCCCAAatagcaaagaaggaaagaagaagtgaagggagggagagagggtagatggcccattttattttattattttattttaaagattttatttattcatgagtgatacacagagagaggcagagacacaggcagagagagaagccggttcctcacagggagcccaatgtgggacttgatcccagaaccctgggatcatgccctgagccaaaagcagatgctcaaacactaagccacccaggcgtcccgacccaatttattttaaactaatgaCCACAAACCTCCAATCCATTGAGTTTCCATATTAAGTTTCCACTCAAAGATACCATTTTTAtactcttctctctcctcaaacctttctcttccttgtgcCTCCCATATAGGCGTCCTTTCTCAGCTGATGACCTCACTTCACACTTTAGTGAGGAAATAGAAGCTTTCATAGGGGGACTTAACTCATTGTTGTACCACCAGATTTATAAACTTACCTCAAGGACTCTACTCTGTCTTCTGTCCTGCTACAACAAAGGTGTCCTGCTCTTACTAAAGACAAGTCTcccctctgggcacctgggtggctcagtggttgagcatctgcctttggctcagggtgtgatcctagggtcctgggattgagttacTCAACAGgttccccacaggtagcctgcttctccctctgcgtatgtctctacctttctctctgtctctcatgaataaataaataaaatagttttaaaaaaaaaaggaaaagaaaaaaaagacaagtcttCCCTCATGCACTCATGCACTGGATTCTATACCCTTTCACCTTCTCAAGATCTTCATCTCTCCTGTACCATGAATCTCTTCCCCCTTAACTGGATTATTCCATTAGTATGCAAACATGCTTCTATTTCCCctctacaaaaaacaaaaacaactcccTTGACCCCTATATCCTCTTTTAGctaccttctttctctttcacatgaAAACTGTCTATACCAGCTATCTACACTTCCTCACCTCTCATTCTCTCCTCCACCTGTTCCATCTAATTtttatccctctcccttctctgaagcTGTTCTTGTCAGGTCAAGGTCTCCAATGACTTCCATGTTGTCAAATCCAATggatagtttttatttgtattcagtCCAGCCTCTCAGAACTCCCATCTGATTGTTCAGTCCCTCTCTCTTGAAATGCTCTTCCCTTAGGCTCATAGCACCACATTCTCCTGATTTTCCTTACCTCCATAGTTCCTCCTTCTCATGGGTTCCTCCTTCTCATACTGGTTCCTCCTCCACCTACCTCTAAATGCATCACCATGTATGGTGCATCAGGAGCCAATCCTAGACCACCAGTCGGTAACCACACATCCTAAGTGATCTTATCCAGACCCATGGCTTTAAACTAACCTGTATGTTGTGGTAGACTACatgttccccacccccaaaattcctatgttggaATCTAATCCCCTGTGTCATGGTATATGGAGGTAGGGTCtttaggaggtaattaggtcatgagggtagagccctcatggATGGGATTAATGTCTTTGTAAGAAGGCAAGAGAGGTAGCTCAGGCACCTAGTCTATAGTAATTTATTATAGTAGCCCAAAGTGTCTAAGACGACCTCTAAATTTCTATCTAGACTATTTTCTCCCTGAGTTCTAGACTCATATCGAGCTGCACTTGATATTTACACTTAGCAACTCTAAAGAGTACTTGCTTCCCTTATCACCAGTCATTCCTACCAACCTCCTCTCCACccagtttctccatctctgtGAATAATAACACCAACTCAATTGTTCAAGGCTTCCTCTCCTACATGAGACCCATCAGTCATTCCTCTTGGTTCTATCATCAAATTCTCTCTCCTGTTGTCCAATTCTCTGCATCTTCATTGACACCATCCTGTCCCAAACCATCATTTTATCCTGTACCTctcttgtattctttttatttccaaaatgatttttttttcttttgctaattttttcctgtgtctgtcaGGGTCATTGTTTGTAACCAGGACTGGCTCAAATTTGatgttcaatgaatatttctgactgaaaaatagaataatttttttaaactgtattacattttattttccctagaattagaactttttttttttcagttgtataGTTGTCTGGCCATTTTATTGCAGAGCTGTTTTTCTGGTTGATGCACTCTGCATCAGAAcagataaatctaaaaagaactgCAAAACTGGAATAACTCATCACAGGTTCTGAGTTGGTGAGTGTAAACCTGCAACAGAGGCACCTGGAGATCAACTGCTATTATGGTCATCTCCACCCTGAGGATTTCAGAAATACCCAGCAACTATTTCCTTTAAAAGGACGAAACTTtgccttaaaacaaaagaaaacaaaaaaacctgctaGATTGAGAAACTAAATTGATCAGGGAAATAACATTAGGAGTAAGAAGAAGAGAAGG
This genomic stretch from Canis lupus dingo isolate Sandy chromosome 17, ASM325472v2, whole genome shotgun sequence harbors:
- the KRCC1 gene encoding lysine-rich coiled-coil protein 1; the protein is MKHSKKTYDSFQDELEDYIKVQKARGLEPKTCFRKLREDCWETCRYKEADYRPRYRMFDRRLSSETVQTYPRSCPSSQKVENRLPQWLPAHASRLRLGSLSYCQFTRDCFSETPAPLNVSQQEYNCSSYSIESGVHKHLSSENSASHKQLPQKGKRHPEEGRKKPEEEQPKHKRKKGCEEPDLDKHKNFQRNKTQMETVRVNTEKLKNRKEKKSRDVASKKEERKRRKEKKEQGKEKTEEEMLWDQSILGF